The following coding sequences lie in one Trichoderma breve strain T069 chromosome 1, whole genome shotgun sequence genomic window:
- a CDS encoding mob1/phocein family domain-containing protein translates to MSLAPSSPRLPSPPPPAEIQIGPNSPSGGPAATLATTEMEQSHLDASSSRRIHPGTKAADMAAGPPLVPLSELDSPFQLQEHLAALHYHSTASGTQPLTRASALQLAQPPPGIDRTLWLYELCRFLISQCNSLIVGFLFDTPPCSASTCPEMRASEWQFLCAVHEQPKSCCAIDYCCHTLDWAANVVSDQKIFPSRFVVVNDIHSKNVGVKSLVNVFRRLHRIFAHAWFQHRSVFWAVEGQTGLYVFFKTVCDLYDLLPAENYKLPPEAEGLEAPPEFDVMANRAPPPQILKPQASQPSGGELEDDGSHGSVNRTNTRRHIRSSPSTGSSVTTVMEAEEEDADGVSRRLRNMHLAAPDVLEEEPEVTEVPVIVEQSDEAGTVSDLSDVSQQTGVSESIVEITDDDVTSVIDTSDAHNTTEQEEETTAAAADAEHAAEPSGEETAAQDQQPTAAETAPAADVEKEGAQGDEK, encoded by the exons ATGTCTCTGGCGCCGAGCTCCCCTCGTCTGCCCAGCCCCCCGCCGCCAGCAGAAATCCAGATAGGGCCAAACTCCCCCTCGGGAGGTCCAGCGGCGACTCTGGCGACCACCGAGATGGAACAGTCGCATCTGGATGCCAGCTCCTCTCGGCGGATACACCCCGGGACAAAGGCTGCAGATATGGCGGCTGGCCCTCCATTGGTGCCACTGAGCGAG CTAGATTCACCATTCCAACTTCAAGAGCACCTCGCTGCTTTACACTATCACAGCACCGCCTCCGGCACGCAGCCACTAACTCGCGCCTCAGCCCTTCAGCTCGCTCAGCCTCCCCCGGGCATCGATCGCACTCTCTGGCTCTACGAGCTTTGCCGCTTCCTCATCTCGCAGTGCAACTCTCTCATCGttggcttcctcttcgacACGCCACCATGCAGCGCCAGCACATGTCCCGAGATGCGCGCGTCGGAATGGCAGTTTCTATGCGCCGTGCACGAGCAACCTAAGAGCTGCTGTGCCATTGACTACTGCTGCCATACCCTCGACTGGGCCGCCAACGTGGTCTCGGACCAAAAGATCTTCCCCAGCCGCTTCGTCGTGGTCAACGATATTCATAGCAAGAATGTTGGCGTCAAGAGCTTGGTCAACGTCTTCCGTCGGCTGCACCGCATCTTTGCGCACGCCTGGTTCCAACATCGCAGCGTCTTCTGGGCCGTCGAAGGGCAGACCGGGCTCTatgtcttcttcaagacCGTGTGCGACCTGTATGACCTGCTACCAGCTGAGAATTACAAACTGCCCCCCGAGGCGGAAGGCCTCGAGGCGCCACCAGAGTTCGATGTCATGGCCAACAgagctcctccgcctcagATCCTAAAGCCCCAGGCTTCCCAACCCAGCGGAGGCGAGCTCGAGGACGATGGTTCGCACGGGTCAGTCAACCGCACAAACACTCGCAGGCACATCAGGAGCAGCCCATCCACCGGGAGCTCTGTAACAACCGTCAtggaggcggaggaagaagatgccgatggAGTTTCTCGCAGACTGAGAAACATGCACTTGGCAGCCCCCGACGTCTTGGAAGAGGAACCTGAAGTCACCGAAGTCCCCGTCATCGTCGAGCAATCA GACGAAGCAGGCACCGTATCTGACTTGTCAGATGTTAGCCAACAAACAGGGGTATCGGAAAGCATTGTGGAGATTACAGATGATGACGTTACTAGCGTTATTGACACTTCTGATGCACATAATACCACtgagcaggaggaagagacgacagccgcagcagcagacg CTGAGCACGCCGCTGAACCCTCAGGAGAGGAAACAGCAGCACAAGATCAACAGCCCACTGCAGCAGAGACAGCGCCTGCAGCGGACgtggaaaaagaaggggcACAAGGTGATGAAA